The segment CAGCATGTCGGCCCCCGTCACGGGGTTGGCAATCGGGTCGTCGGTGAAGATCCACGAGCGGATCGGGGCCGTGACATCGCCGAAATGGTTGGGCTGCAACTCGCCCGACAGGCGCGTGCCGAAATAGTCCGGGTCATGGCACCAGCGACGCCATGGGATGAAGACGCCGCGTGGCAGATCAGCGCCGCGCCACAGCGTTCCGCCCTTGATGTAGCCGTGCCGGGCGAGGCTGAGGGGGCCGTAGATCCACCAGAAGAACAGCTCGGTCGGATTGTAGCTCACGGGGTGCTTCCGCCAGTAGCCCGAGCCCACGGCGACAAAGGCGTGGCGGGCGATCTTCGCATGGTTCGGCATGAAGCCGGCGAAGTGGCCGCCGACGCTGTGGCCGACATGGACCACGGGCAGCCCCGGTGCGGCCGCGATCAGGGCGTCAAGCGCGGCGGGCATGTCGAGACGACCCCAATCCTCATAGGTCATCTGCAGGGCGGCGAGATCGTCGGGTCGGGACGCCCCGATGCCCCGCATGTCATGGGTCAGCACGATGGCACCCCGGGAGGCGAGGTGGCGGGCGAACCGCTCGTAGAAGCCTTTTGGGAAACCTGTGCCGGAGGTCACCAGCACCGCATGGGTCGGCGCCGCGCCCGCGAACAGCCGCGCCGACAAACGGTAACCGTCTCCGGCGACCGCGACGACGTCTTGCACGCTGATTTCCGACACGGCCGTCTCCAGGGTCCGTCCTTTATGGAAACGAAGCTGGCATGGTGACGTAGCGGAAGGTCAAGAGGCCGGGTCATAGGCCCGCGAGACCCGCTTCGGCACGACCTTCAGCCAGCGCTTCTCCAGCGTCTTGCGCAGCCAGACGGGATCGACGGTCGCCAGACGGGCGAGAACGACCGGATAGCCGCGATAGTGATCGGTGATGTGGAAGGTCTCAGGCTCGGCCTCCATCAGCAGGTCGCGGTGGTCGAGGCTGTCGACATAGACGACGACGCTGTCGTCCTCGGCCCGCAGGCGCGTAAAGAACTTTCCGGCCGCCTTGTAGGACGGCATGCCGTAGGACGTCCCGCTTTGGGTTTCCGGGAAGGTCAGGATCATGGCGTGGAGTTCGGAGGGGGTCATGCCGTCAGCCTAGACCCAGTCGGCGTGCGACGAAATGTATACCGTGCCGGCGACGGCCCGGTTGCCTCGCGGGCGAGGCTCGCCTAGGTCCGGGAGGTGAGCCTTGAACCCCTGTCCGAAGAAGCGGTCCGCCAGGCGGACGCGTCCGCGTATCGCCGCGCGCTCGGTGCGTTCGCGACCGGCGTCTGCGTCGTGACGGCCGACAGCGAGGCGGGACCGCTGGGGATCACGATCAACTCCTTCACCTCCGTCTCGCTGACCCCGCGGCTGGTGCTGTGGTGTCTGGACGAGAGATCAGAGCGGTGGGCCCCGTTCTCGGCCGCCGAGGCCTTCTCGATCCATGTGCTGGATGCCGGGTCGCAAGCCCTGTCCAACCGCTTCGCCAGGGGCGTAGGCCTGCTGTCCGACGGTGAGTTTCTGAGGGTCGGAAACGCCCCGCCACGCCTGTCCGGGGCTGTCGCGCGGTTCGACTGCCGGACCTATCAGCGGGTCCAGATGGGCGACCACATGACCATCGTCGGAGAAGTCGAAGGCTTCGAGGCCAGCGACGGCCCGACCCTGACCTATTTCCGGGGCCGGTACGGCACGGCGGAGGACGCATGAAGATCGGTTTTGTCGGCCTGGGCGTCATGGGTGGCCCGATGGCGCGTCATCTGGTGGCGGCCGGCCACGACGTGGCGGGATACAACCGCTCGACCGGCAAGGCGCAGGCCTGGGCCAGTGCGAACGGCGGCCGGTTCGCCCCGACCGTGGCCGAGGCCGCCGAAGGGGCCGAGCTGCTGATCCTGTGCGTCGGCAGGGACGATGATGTGCGTCAGGTCGTGACCGAGGCGGTCGCGGTCCTGCCCCGGGGCGCGGTGGTCATGGATCACACCACGACCTCGGCGAAGATCGCGCGCGAGATGGCGGCGCTGTGCGACGCGCACGGTCTGGCCTTCATCGATGCGCCTGTGTCCGGCGGTCAGGCGGGCGCCGAGAACGGCCAGCTGAGCGTCATGGCGGGCGGAGACGCTTCGGCGCTGGAGACGGCGCGCCCGACGGTCATGGCCTATTCGAAAGCCATCCAGCACATGGGGCCGTCGGGGGCGGGGCAGCTGACCAAGATGGTCAACCAGATCGCCATCGCGGGCGTGGTCCAGGGTCTGGCCGAGGCGGTGCATTTCGCCCAGGTCGCGGGCCTGGACACCGACGCGGCCTATGACGCCATCTCGAAGGGTGCGGCCCAGTCCTGGCAGATGGACAATCGCTGGAAGACGGCGGCCAGGGGCGAGTTCGCGTTCGGCTTCGCCGTCGACTGGATGCGCAAGGATCTGGGGCTGGTGCTGGACGAGGCTCGGGACAACGGCGCGCGGCTTGCCCTGACGGCCCTGGTCGATCAGTTCTACGCCGAGGTCCAGGCCATGGGCGGGAATCGATGGGACACCTCCAGCCTGGCGGCGCGGCTGCAAACCCCGCCCGCGAAATAGGGACGCGCACCCTGTCCCGGCCTGGACTCCAAAAAAACCGGGTGCAAAACGTGCAATCGAAGTACGATTGACACGAGATCAACAGGTTAGCGCAATATCCTCAGTGGACTCGCGTGCAAACCGGGTGCAATGCGCCGTCGCGGATTCCATTGTCAAAGACCCGTCGGCGAGGTGGGATCCTGCCCGTGAAGTTGCAAGGGGGTGTCAGGAATATATTCCCGACAGTGTCGTGAACGCTCAGGGCTGGGTCTCGCGCCAGGCCCGGGCGATGACGATCTTCGGGTCCAGCATCTGGCCGCGCAGGAAGCCTTCGCCCTCGGTCGGCGAGGTGGGCGACGCGAGGATGGTGCGGACGACGTCCATGCCTTCGACCACCCGGCCGAACACGGCGAAGCCATCCGGATCGACCGAGAAGGGCCGGCCTGCATCGTAGGACAGCGTGGGTCCGACGGAGATGAAGAAATCGCCGGTTGCCGTGCCCGGCCCGTAGCGGGCCATAGAGATTGCGCCGTCGATGTGGCTGAGGCCCGTGACGGTCGTCGGCTCGTGGGCGATGGGCGGCAGGACGCGGTCGGGGTCATTGTTCACCCCGCCCTGGACCAGACCGGCCCCGGGTGCCGCCTGCATGGCGCGGTAGAAGGTGGTGCCGTCCAGTCGGTGCTCGTCCACATAGCGCAGGAAGTTGGCGGCGGTGACCGGTGCCTTGACGACCTCGACCTCGATGACGATGCGGCCCGCAGAGGTCTCCATCTGCACGCGGGGCAGGGGAGCCGAAGCGTCCTGTGCGGTGGCGAGGGCAGGCCAGAGGAAGGCGGTGACGAGGGCGAGGAGGGTGTGTCTCAGCACGGGACGCTCAAGCGGCTTTCCAGTTGGGAGCGGGCGCGCCGCGCAACAGGCCTTCGGCACTGAGGTCCTCGTCTATCTCTTCCCAGTGAAGGCCTTCACCGTCACCAATGAACGCCGAGGCATCGCGTTGAGCGGGCGTCGCATCCAGAAGGCGAGGATACCAGGCGAGCGGCAAGGCGACGGCGCGTCCATCCTGAAACTCCACGGTGATCCGCGCATCATCGAAGGACACGTTGCGGATCATGGGGATGCCAGCCTCAGTTCGCGCTGAAATGGTCATGCCAAGCCTCCAGGAACGCTTCGCGATGGTCCCTTACGAGACGGATGATAGCGCCAAGATCATGCGCAGGAAAACCCGTGCTCCGAGCCAGGGCGACCGGTTGCAGCCACACCTTGGCCGTCTGCCTTCCGGACGCGACGTGAACGTGGGATGGCTCGCCCGGTTCGTGCAATGCCTGGCTGATGACCGCGCAAGGTTCCAGAATCTGGCCGCGAGGCCTCAGGTTCAGTCTGCCGACGGATGAATTCATGGTCTGGGCCAAGATCATACCAGTAACCAGGGCGTTTCAGACAGGCTCAGGGAGTTGACTGCAACCAAGATGTTTGTTAACACAAGTTAACCGAAAAAAGGAGGATAAAGCATGCGCGCGCTGGCGGTTATATTTTCTGCGTTTCTTGTTGCCTTCTTCCCGTTAAATGTTTCTGCCGCGCCGCAAAGCAATTGTAGTTATGGATGCAACATCGTTGATGACGGTTTGTTAAATAGCAATCTTATCGGACAAACTCTTGTTTACCGTGGAAACGGTCAGGTCATCGACGTTACAGTATTGAATGTCAGTACGTATAACCAGCAAATCTTATGGCAGACTTCCTCGGGTCAATCCGGCTGGGGAAATGCGAGAGAATATTATACACCTTACAGATCGCGCCAGCAAAGCGACGGTTATGCCGCTGGCACTGCTGTGGTTGTCGGAGGTATTCTTTGCATACTTTTCTGTCCGCGAGGGAATTCTAGTCAAGGAAGTTCATCTTCCTATAGCCAGGACCGAAGGGAAGCCGAAGCCTGCTGGGAACGCTGCCAACCTCTACAGGACTTAAATCCTGCTGTGGACCAAAGAATACGTGAAGATTGCTTGAGGCGGTGTCGCCGTTGAACGGCCTGTTGCCCAACAGTTCTTGCGGGCTCTATTGGGCACCCGTCGGTCAGTAGCAAATCACCGAGCCAGCAGCCGCGCAGCCTTGGGCGCGAAATAGCTGAGCACCCCGGCGCAGCCGGCGCGCTTGAAACCGTGCAGGGTCTCCAGGATGGCGCGGTCCTCGTCCAGCCAGCCGTTGGCGATGGAGGCCTGCATCATCGCGTACTCGCCGCTGACCTGATAGGCGAAGGTCGGCAGTCTGAAGGTTTCGGAGACCGCGCGGACGATGTCGAGATAGGGCATGCCCGGCTTGACCATGACCATGTCGGCCCCCTCGGCGATGTCCATGGCGACCTCTTTCAGCGCCTCGTCGGCGTTGGCGTAATCCATCTGATAGGTCTTCTTGTCGCCACTGAGCTGCCTGGCCGAGCCGACCGCATCGCGATACGGGCCATAGAAGGCCGAGGCGAATTTGGCCGCATAGGACAGGATCAGGGTGTCTTGGAAGCCGTTGGCCTCCAGCGCCTCGCGGATGGCCTGGACCCGGCCGTCCATCATGTCGGAGGGGGCCACCACGTCGGCCCCGGCGTGGGCATGGATGAAGGCCTGTTCGGCGAGGCGCTCCAGCGTGGTGTCGTTGACGATCCGGCCGTCCTCCAGCACCCCGTCGTGGCCGTGGTCGGTGTAGCAGTCCAGCGCCACGTCGGTCATGACGCCCACCTCCGGGGCCGCATCCTTGATGGCGCGGATGCAGTCGGGAACCAGACCGTCGGGGTCGGTCGCGCGTGTGCCCACCGTGTCCTTCAGCGAAGGATCGACGTTGGGAAACAGGGCGACCATGGGAATGCCCAGATCGCGGGCCTCGACGGCGGCGGCGGCCGCGGCCCTCGGCGACAGGCGGAAGACGCCGGGCATGGAGTCGACGGGAATGCGGTCCTCGGCACCATCGTGGACGATTAGGGGCCAGACGAGGTCAGACGGCGTCAGCGTCGTCTCGGCGACCAGACGGCGGATCCAGGGCTGGCTTCGCAGGCGACGCGGGCGGGCGAGCGGATAGGGGGCGGGCGCGAAGGGCAGGGTCATGGCGATGGGCTTAGCGCAGGCACCACCTTTCGTCATCCTCCGGCGCGAAGCGACCGGGGGACCCAGCGGCGCGCGCGAGCGCGACCCTGTCGCGGACCAGGTCGTTGGACATCGCGCGTGAACAGGTCGCCTTCGGCGCCGCTGCGTCCCCCGGTCTTCGCTGCGCTTCGCCGGAGGATGACGAAAAGGGGTTTGGTGACGTCGCACCTCAGGATCGCTAAAAGCCCAACAAAACACACACGGGAGACCCCATGGATTTCGCCCTCACCGACGACCAGCGCGCCATCCAGGATGCGGCGCGGGCCTTTGCCGAGGCCGAGCTGGCCCCGTATTCGGCTGAGTGGGACGAGACCAAACATTTTCCGGTCGACGTCATGCGCCGGGCGGCCGAGACCGGGTTCGCCGCCATCTACACCGGCGAGGAACATGGCGGCATGGCGCTGGGCCGGGTCGAGGCGGCGGTGATCTTCGAGGAGCTGTCGCGCGGCGATGTGTCGACGGCGGCCTTCATCTCGATCCACAATATGGCGACCTGGATGATCGACCGGTTCGGGTCGGATGATCTGCGCAGCCGCTATGTGCCGCGCCTGACGACGATGGCGCTGATCGCCTCCTACTGCCTGACCGAGCCCGGCTCGGGATCGGACGCGGCGGCGATGCGGAGCTCGGCGACCCGGGACGGCGACGACTGGGTGCTGAACGGGTCCAAGGCCTTCATCTCGGGCGCGGGGACGTCCGATCTCTATGTCGTGATGGCGCGGACGGGCGAGCCGGGGCCGAAGGGGATCTCCGCCTTCGTGGTCGAAAAGGGCACGCCGGGGCTCAGCTTTGGCGCGCAGGAAAAGAAGATGGGCTGGAACAGCCAGCCCACCGCCATCGTCCAGTTCGACGACTGTCGCGTGCCGGCCGCCAACATGCTGGGCCAGGAAGGCGACGGATTCCGCTATGCGATGATGGGGCTGGACGGCGGACGGCTGAACATCGCGGCCTGTTCGATCGGCGGGGCGCGGCTGGCGCTGGAGACGGCCCAGGCCTACGTCGCGACGCGTAAACAGTTCGGCAAGGCGCTGGCGGAGTTCCAGAACACCCAGTTCAAGCTGGCCGACATGGCCACGGCGCTGGAGGCGGCGCGGCTGATGGTGCTGCGCGGGGCCTGGGCGCTGGACACCCGGCACCCGGAAGCGACCAAGTGGTGCGCCATGGCCAAGCGGATGGCCACCGACGCCTGTTTCGACATCGCCGACGAGGCGCTGCAGCTGCATGGCGGCTATGGCTATCTGAAGGACTATCCGCTGGAGCGGATCGTGCGTGACCTGCGGGTGCATCGCATCCTGGAAGGGACGAACGAGATCATGCGCGTCATCACCGCGCGGGAGATGATGCGGCAATGAGCAACACCCCCATCAAATCCATCCTGATCGTCGGCGGCGGCACGGCCGGCTGGATGGCGGCAGCGGCGATCAAGCGGTCGGTGGGGCCGAACGCGGAGGTGCGGCTGGTCGAGAGCGCGGATATCGGCGTCGTCGGGGTCGGCGAGGCGACCGTGCCGACGATCAAGGACTTCAACGCCCTGATCGACCTCGATGAGGCCGAATTCATGCGCGAGACCCGGGCGACGCTGAAGCTGGGGATTGAATTCAATGGTTGGGGCAGGAAGGACAGCGCCTATTTCCACCCGTTCGGCACCTATGGCGGCGGGTCGACGCTGGGGGACTTTCCGGGGTCGTATTTCGCCATGCGCGAACAGGGGCGGGCGCTGAGTCTGGAGGCCTATTCGATCTGTGCCCATGCCGCACGGCGGGGCAGGGTCGGGGCGCGCTCGCCGGATCCCCGGTCGCCGCTCAGCGGGCTGCATACCGCCTATCATTTCGACTCGGTCCTTTACGGCCAGTATCTGAGGAAGGTCTGCGCCCGGCGGGACATCGAGCGGATCGAGGGCGAGATCGTCGAGGTGGTCCAGCGGCCCGAGGACGGCTTCATCGACCACGTGGTGCTGAAGGACGGTCGGACGCTGAAGGCCGACCTGTTCATCGATTGCACGGGGTTCCGCGGCCTGCTGATCGAGGGCGCGCTGAAGGCCGGGTATGAGGACTGGTCCCACTGGCTGCCCATGAACCGGGCCTGGGCGGTGCCGTGCGCGAAGGTGCGGGCGGTCGATCCCTATACCTCGTCCACGGCGCGCGATGCGGGCTGGCAGTGGCGCATCGCGCTGCAGCACC is part of the Brevundimonas sp. AJA228-03 genome and harbors:
- a CDS encoding DUF2442 domain-containing protein; this encodes MTISARTEAGIPMIRNVSFDDARITVEFQDGRAVALPLAWYPRLLDATPAQRDASAFIGDGEGLHWEEIDEDLSAEGLLRGAPAPNWKAA
- the hemB gene encoding porphobilinogen synthase, with product MTLPFAPAPYPLARPRRLRSQPWIRRLVAETTLTPSDLVWPLIVHDGAEDRIPVDSMPGVFRLSPRAAAAAAVEARDLGIPMVALFPNVDPSLKDTVGTRATDPDGLVPDCIRAIKDAAPEVGVMTDVALDCYTDHGHDGVLEDGRIVNDTTLERLAEQAFIHAHAGADVVAPSDMMDGRVQAIREALEANGFQDTLILSYAAKFASAFYGPYRDAVGSARQLSGDKKTYQMDYANADEALKEVAMDIAEGADMVMVKPGMPYLDIVRAVSETFRLPTFAYQVSGEYAMMQASIANGWLDEDRAILETLHGFKRAGCAGVLSYFAPKAARLLAR
- a CDS encoding tryptophan halogenase family protein — protein: MSNTPIKSILIVGGGTAGWMAAAAIKRSVGPNAEVRLVESADIGVVGVGEATVPTIKDFNALIDLDEAEFMRETRATLKLGIEFNGWGRKDSAYFHPFGTYGGGSTLGDFPGSYFAMREQGRALSLEAYSICAHAARRGRVGARSPDPRSPLSGLHTAYHFDSVLYGQYLRKVCARRDIERIEGEIVEVVQRPEDGFIDHVVLKDGRTLKADLFIDCTGFRGLLIEGALKAGYEDWSHWLPMNRAWAVPCAKVRAVDPYTSSTARDAGWQWRIALQHRTGNGHVYCSDYVDDDAARETLLANLDGEALAEPRPLRFVTGRRKALWDKNVVSLGLSSGFIEPLESTSIHLVQVGIFRLLQHWPDLAFSQTNTKAYNRRLVREIEMVRDFVILHYHATDRDDTPFWRYVRDMPIPDSLAERVELFRDRGLMFQVGADEYFQPTSWLAVMYGQGIVPRTHNPLYDYQNPEQVAAGLEQLRRGWAATAEALPTHEAYLKSHGMWAMDPVAA
- a CDS encoding peptidylprolyl isomerase yields the protein MLRHTLLALVTAFLWPALATAQDASAPLPRVQMETSAGRIVIEVEVVKAPVTAANFLRYVDEHRLDGTTFYRAMQAAPGAGLVQGGVNNDPDRVLPPIAHEPTTVTGLSHIDGAISMARYGPGTATGDFFISVGPTLSYDAGRPFSVDPDGFAVFGRVVEGMDVVRTILASPTSPTEGEGFLRGQMLDPKIVIARAWRETQP
- a CDS encoding acyl-CoA dehydrogenase family protein → MDFALTDDQRAIQDAARAFAEAELAPYSAEWDETKHFPVDVMRRAAETGFAAIYTGEEHGGMALGRVEAAVIFEELSRGDVSTAAFISIHNMATWMIDRFGSDDLRSRYVPRLTTMALIASYCLTEPGSGSDAAAMRSSATRDGDDWVLNGSKAFISGAGTSDLYVVMARTGEPGPKGISAFVVEKGTPGLSFGAQEKKMGWNSQPTAIVQFDDCRVPAANMLGQEGDGFRYAMMGLDGGRLNIAACSIGGARLALETAQAYVATRKQFGKALAEFQNTQFKLADMATALEAARLMVLRGAWALDTRHPEATKWCAMAKRMATDACFDIADEALQLHGGYGYLKDYPLERIVRDLRVHRILEGTNEIMRVITAREMMRQ
- a CDS encoding serine aminopeptidase domain-containing protein; this translates as MQDVVAVAGDGYRLSARLFAGAAPTHAVLVTSGTGFPKGFYERFARHLASRGAIVLTHDMRGIGASRPDDLAALQMTYEDWGRLDMPAALDALIAAAPGLPVVHVGHSVGGHFAGFMPNHAKIARHAFVAVGSGYWRKHPVSYNPTELFFWWIYGPLSLARHGYIKGGTLWRGADLPRGVFIPWRRWCHDPDYFGTRLSGELQPNHFGDVTAPIRSWIFTDDPIANPVTGADMLKVYPHAPSDLIVRSPTGQGVPRIGHEGAFRRGMEPLWNEIYDWLTQP
- a CDS encoding MmcQ/YjbR family DNA-binding protein, with the translated sequence MTPSELHAMILTFPETQSGTSYGMPSYKAAGKFFTRLRAEDDSVVVYVDSLDHRDLLMEAEPETFHITDHYRGYPVVLARLATVDPVWLRKTLEKRWLKVVPKRVSRAYDPAS
- a CDS encoding NAD(P)-dependent oxidoreductase, with the translated sequence MKIGFVGLGVMGGPMARHLVAAGHDVAGYNRSTGKAQAWASANGGRFAPTVAEAAEGAELLILCVGRDDDVRQVVTEAVAVLPRGAVVMDHTTTSAKIAREMAALCDAHGLAFIDAPVSGGQAGAENGQLSVMAGGDASALETARPTVMAYSKAIQHMGPSGAGQLTKMVNQIAIAGVVQGLAEAVHFAQVAGLDTDAAYDAISKGAAQSWQMDNRWKTAARGEFAFGFAVDWMRKDLGLVLDEARDNGARLALTALVDQFYAEVQAMGGNRWDTSSLAARLQTPPAK
- a CDS encoding DUF4160 domain-containing protein; this translates as MILAQTMNSSVGRLNLRPRGQILEPCAVISQALHEPGEPSHVHVASGRQTAKVWLQPVALARSTGFPAHDLGAIIRLVRDHREAFLEAWHDHFSAN
- a CDS encoding flavin reductase family protein — protein: MSLEPLSEEAVRQADASAYRRALGAFATGVCVVTADSEAGPLGITINSFTSVSLTPRLVLWCLDERSERWAPFSAAEAFSIHVLDAGSQALSNRFARGVGLLSDGEFLRVGNAPPRLSGAVARFDCRTYQRVQMGDHMTIVGEVEGFEASDGPTLTYFRGRYGTAEDA